A window of Oncorhynchus masou masou isolate Uvic2021 chromosome 19, UVic_Omas_1.1, whole genome shotgun sequence genomic DNA:
GTTGGTGACAGACAGTCCCAGGTCCATACAATATAGAACATTAACAGCTGTAAAGTTATTTTTGATGGTTTGCTGGTAAGCTGTGCATTTATTATTGTGATACTGTGAGGAAAATGGTTTAGTTCTCTCTGTGGGGACATGATCAGTAACATTCCTTATCAGACATACTCTGGTAAGCCACGAGGGACAAAAAACATCAACTTTCTATGATCTGTATTTTGACTTGAGATCTGGGTTTGCACAGCTCGAACGTCCACGTAAATCCTTCATTCATGTCAATGATAGACTTCTGAGAAAACGTAAGTTAAGTGGGCAGATCTCAAGTCAGAACACTGCCCAAAGTGAATCTTCTTTATACAGAAGAAATAAAATATTCAAACAGAATTACCTGATCATTGACTAGTAATGATCACAGAACATTTGTCTCATGCCATGTCCAACAAGTAGAACAATGCAATAATGACATTGTTTTTAAACAAAATTGATATAGTATCTAAACAGAGATGATCCCCTGCTCCGCTCACCACAATATCTCATGTTCTCTTACTGTCAAAGTAACTTTTCATAGAGGCCTTTTAAACCACTTAATATGGTGCCATTCGCAATGTTACATTACCAAGAGCTGGAGTCTTGCAGTACACAGCTTATGTATTAGCGCTAACGCCAACACTACACCTCAAATGTCACATTTATGTTCCGAGTGCTGCTCCAGAAGCATATCATGGAGGCAGAAATCAAAAGGCGTCAGCCATTATCAGTTATTGACATTTCACATGCCAATGTGGTATGCTTTTGAGCTGGGTTTCAGATACACAAATGGACAAGCGACGGTTTTGCCGAGTAATTTAAAACGCCTGTGACTGATGATTGTTTTAGCCGAATGACCTCCGACAACAGCTCAGTTCGTGTCAAGTCAAACACCTTTAAAAGGCATTAGAATCCCCTTCTGTACCTTTTCTATACAAGTAGAAACCCATAAAATGAACACTTAAAAAGTCAAACTGGACACACAGACGAGAAAAAGCGCCCCCGAAAACGTGGCTTTAGTTCATTTTCCAGTTCCCTCCAATTCCTCCTCCTAGACCTTCTGCACCTGTGGCTGCGGTACCTTGCGTCCCGCCTTCATGCGGCTGCGGGCGTAAACAcgcaggaagagggagaggaagaccaCAGCCATGCCAAAGCCCCCCACCATGGTGACGGCGTGGCCGTACAGGAAGCAGGAGAGCAAGATGGCGATGGCCTGCCGCAGGGTCATGATGATGGTGAAGACGGCGGCGCCGAACTGCGCGATGGTGTAGAAGATGAAGAGCTGGCCGCACGCCGAGCACACCGACAGCAGCACAGCATGGAATGCGAACTCAGAGTGGCGCGTCATGAAGGCCAGCGAGTCGAAGAAGGCGCCCTGCTCCAGCAGCGAGCCCACGGTGAAGAGGCAGGAAAAGAGGTTGACGCCGAACATCATCTGCACAGATGACATCTTGTGCTTGAACAGGTTGTCCTGCCAGTTGGACGTGAAGCTGTCGAAGACTATGTAGCCACCCAAGATGACCACGCCGCTGAACGTTGTGACCGTAGATGGGTGCTTATCTGCCGTGCTCGTCAACAAGAACATGCTGACACCCAGAGAGATGAGTGCCGCCGTCAGGTACTCCCAGTACTCGTAGCTCTTGTGTGACACAATCTTGCCCATGAGCATGACAGGGATCACTTTAGAGGCCTTGGCCAGCACCTGAGTGGGGAAGCTGATGTACTTGAGGGCCTCGTACTGGCACCAGCTACTGAGGACGTTGGAGAGCGAGGCAAATGAGTACTTGTACATGGGTGCGCCGTGGCGGGGCTGCTTAAACAGGACACACCACAGGCCTGACACGGTCAGTGCCAGGATACGGTTCATGAACACCAAGAACTGGGAGTCCTTGAAGTGTTCGCCCTCCTCCTCGGGGGTAGAAGCCCCGTACGAGCGAGTCATCACCCTCTCCTGTAGGACACCCCATGTCAGGTAGGACACCTGGAGAGACAACAGGATAACAGAAGGAGACTAAACAATACGAAGTACATAAGTTATGAATAAGTCTATGTTTGCATTGCAGTTTAAATATATAGAATGTacccaatcaaatgtatttacagtgccttcagaaagtattacaCCCCTGGAccttttccccattttgttaaTACAGCCGGAATTTCGCTGgaccctagacacacacacacaatacccaataatatCAAAGCAGaatcatgtttttagaaatgtgtgcaaATTAATAAAAAGTTGAAATGTCGTGTCAAAGTGCCATAacattttttgaatgactacctcatctctgtaccccacatacagataattgtaagagccctcagtcgagcagtgcatttcaaacagattcaaccacaaagaccagggaggttttccaatgcctcgcaaagggcacctattggtagacaaaaaacaacaacattgactatccctttgaacatgaagttaataaatacattttggatggtgtatcaatacactcagacaaagatacaggtgtccttcccaACTCATTTGCCATAGAGCAGGTATTGGGGGtaggccaaataaaaatgtgattcacattttttcCCTCACTttacagtccatttata
This region includes:
- the LOC135506124 gene encoding adenosine 3'-phospho 5'-phosphosulfate transporter 1-like isoform X2, giving the protein MRPPTQHSAHPTRKPGNLGWRALRPARHRSRCLWLGLVLILPSSLAADEASSLLQDWHDVWLFRFFLNVLGYTTIIIPGYFLITYLKRINYLQTGRGIFYPVIKACVFGSETKTGLQDDVSLAPRNDADSGSSARQAFKLVFCAAGLQVSYLTWGVLQERVMTRSYGASTPEEEGEHFKDSQFLVFMNRILALTVSGLWCVLFKQPRHGAPMYKYSFASLSNVLSSWCQYEALKYISFPTQVLAKASKVIPVMLMGKIVSHKSYEYWEYLTAALISLGVSMFLLTSTADKHPSTVTTFSGVVILGGYIVFDSFTSNWQDNLFKHKMSSVQMMFGVNLFSCLFTVGSLLEQGAFFDSLAFMTRHSEFAFHAVLLSVCSACGQLFIFYTIAQFGAAVFTIIMTLRQAIAILLSCFLYGHAVTMVGGFGMAVVFLSLFLRVYARSRMKAGRKVPQPQVQKV
- the LOC135506124 gene encoding adenosine 3'-phospho 5'-phosphosulfate transporter 1-like isoform X3, with amino-acid sequence MPSFSWSLWLGLVLILPSSLAADEASSLLQDWHDVWLFRFFLNVLGYTTIIIPGYFLITYLKRINYLQTGVDDLQTGRGIFYPVIKACVFGSETKTGLQDDVSLAPRNDADSGSSARQAFKLVFCAAGLQVSYLTWGVLQERVMTRSYGASTPEEEGEHFKDSQFLVFMNRILALTVSGLWCVLFKQPRHGAPMYKYSFASLSNVLSSWCQYEALKYISFPTQVLAKASKVIPVMLMGKIVSHKSYEYWEYLTAALISLGVSMFLLTSTADKHPSTVTTFSGVVILGGYIVFDSFTSNWQDNLFKHKMSSVQMMFGVNLFSCLFTVGSLLEQGAFFDSLAFMTRHSEFAFHAVLLSVCSACGQLFIFYTIAQFGAAVFTIIMTLRQAIAILLSCFLYGHAVTMVGGFGMAVVFLSLFLRVYARSRMKAGRKVPQPQVQKV
- the LOC135506124 gene encoding adenosine 3'-phospho 5'-phosphosulfate transporter 1-like isoform X4 — protein: MELWLFLWLGLVLILPSSLAADEASSLLQDWHDVWLFRFFLNVLGYTTIIIPGYFLITYLKRINYLQTGVDDLQTGRGIFYPVIKACVFGSETKTGLQDDVSLAPRNDADSGSSARQAFKLVFCAAGLQVSYLTWGVLQERVMTRSYGASTPEEEGEHFKDSQFLVFMNRILALTVSGLWCVLFKQPRHGAPMYKYSFASLSNVLSSWCQYEALKYISFPTQVLAKASKVIPVMLMGKIVSHKSYEYWEYLTAALISLGVSMFLLTSTADKHPSTVTTFSGVVILGGYIVFDSFTSNWQDNLFKHKMSSVQMMFGVNLFSCLFTVGSLLEQGAFFDSLAFMTRHSEFAFHAVLLSVCSACGQLFIFYTIAQFGAAVFTIIMTLRQAIAILLSCFLYGHAVTMVGGFGMAVVFLSLFLRVYARSRMKAGRKVPQPQVQKV
- the LOC135506124 gene encoding adenosine 3'-phospho 5'-phosphosulfate transporter 1-like isoform X1, with product MRPPTQHSAHPTRKPGNLGWRALRPARHRSRCLWLGLVLILPSSLAADEASSLLQDWHDVWLFRFFLNVLGYTTIIIPGYFLITYLKRINYLQTGVDDLQTGRGIFYPVIKACVFGSETKTGLQDDVSLAPRNDADSGSSARQAFKLVFCAAGLQVSYLTWGVLQERVMTRSYGASTPEEEGEHFKDSQFLVFMNRILALTVSGLWCVLFKQPRHGAPMYKYSFASLSNVLSSWCQYEALKYISFPTQVLAKASKVIPVMLMGKIVSHKSYEYWEYLTAALISLGVSMFLLTSTADKHPSTVTTFSGVVILGGYIVFDSFTSNWQDNLFKHKMSSVQMMFGVNLFSCLFTVGSLLEQGAFFDSLAFMTRHSEFAFHAVLLSVCSACGQLFIFYTIAQFGAAVFTIIMTLRQAIAILLSCFLYGHAVTMVGGFGMAVVFLSLFLRVYARSRMKAGRKVPQPQVQKV
- the LOC135506124 gene encoding adenosine 3'-phospho 5'-phosphosulfate transporter 1-like isoform X5; protein product: MPSFSWSLWLGLVLILPSSLAADEASSLLQDWHDVWLFRFFLNVLGYTTIIIPGYFLITYLKRINYLQTGRGIFYPVIKACVFGSETKTGLQDDVSLAPRNDADSGSSARQAFKLVFCAAGLQVSYLTWGVLQERVMTRSYGASTPEEEGEHFKDSQFLVFMNRILALTVSGLWCVLFKQPRHGAPMYKYSFASLSNVLSSWCQYEALKYISFPTQVLAKASKVIPVMLMGKIVSHKSYEYWEYLTAALISLGVSMFLLTSTADKHPSTVTTFSGVVILGGYIVFDSFTSNWQDNLFKHKMSSVQMMFGVNLFSCLFTVGSLLEQGAFFDSLAFMTRHSEFAFHAVLLSVCSACGQLFIFYTIAQFGAAVFTIIMTLRQAIAILLSCFLYGHAVTMVGGFGMAVVFLSLFLRVYARSRMKAGRKVPQPQVQKV